Proteins from one Mucilaginibacter jinjuensis genomic window:
- a CDS encoding TetR/AcrR family transcriptional regulator, whose translation MSAPISAKEDLIQEQILTAAKHLFQVYGLAKVTMDDVAKAIGKGRSSLYYYYKNKDEIFDAVFNVEMHEMLTAMEMAANQAKTVEEKINAFFITKLKVVKEKGAFFSAIRAGMDAEALTAFQKTKIVHHNTIMKMEGALLTRILNEGIKRGELKAIKENEMDILIFILLSSIRGIRNEINLVDNATEFEPTIAQFTGLMMNGLKK comes from the coding sequence ATGTCAGCACCCATTTCAGCCAAAGAAGATTTAATACAGGAACAGATCCTGACGGCGGCTAAACACCTGTTCCAGGTGTATGGCCTGGCTAAGGTAACGATGGACGATGTGGCTAAAGCTATAGGCAAAGGCCGCAGTTCGCTGTACTATTACTATAAAAACAAAGACGAAATTTTCGACGCTGTATTTAATGTGGAGATGCACGAGATGCTCACCGCGATGGAAATGGCTGCAAACCAGGCGAAGACCGTTGAAGAAAAGATCAATGCTTTCTTTATCACAAAACTTAAAGTGGTGAAAGAAAAAGGTGCTTTTTTTAGTGCCATAAGGGCTGGCATGGATGCAGAAGCATTAACTGCTTTTCAGAAAACCAAGATCGTACATCATAACACCATCATGAAGATGGAAGGTGCTTTACTCACCCGTATTTTAAATGAAGGTATCAAACGCGGCGAACTAAAAGCTATTAAAGAAAACGAAATGGATATCCTGATCTTTATTTTACTGAGTAGCATACGGGGGATAAGAAACGAGATAAACCTGGTAGATAACGCAACAGAATTTGAGCCTACCATCGCTCAGTTCACCGGTTTGATGATGAATGGATTGAAGAAATAA
- a CDS encoding class I SAM-dependent methyltransferase: MNIIDKAVMNSYHDMRVKEFGEGTVEALGWLDKTSQLSRFAMLAGIGDMNNHSVLDVGCGYGDLREYLGERYPDLHYSGLDQAGAFLAVASERYQLPNTTFLLGDFFTAELPHTDYVLLSGSLNYKSSDPDFIYKMISKLFNACEIACGFNLLSKINDPGGILMAYDPDKIMNHCLTLTDNVVLHNQYCDGDFTVWMYRK; this comes from the coding sequence ATGAATATAATTGACAAGGCGGTCATGAACAGCTATCATGATATGCGCGTTAAAGAATTTGGTGAAGGTACTGTTGAAGCACTGGGTTGGCTTGATAAGACCAGTCAGTTATCGCGCTTTGCTATGCTGGCGGGTATTGGCGACATGAATAATCATTCGGTATTGGATGTGGGCTGCGGTTACGGCGATCTGCGGGAATATCTTGGTGAACGATACCCAGATCTGCATTATTCGGGACTCGATCAGGCGGGAGCATTTTTAGCTGTAGCATCAGAACGTTACCAATTGCCCAACACCACTTTTTTACTTGGCGACTTTTTTACTGCCGAACTACCGCATACCGACTATGTATTGCTAAGCGGTAGCCTTAATTACAAAAGCAGTGACCCCGATTTTATTTATAAGATGATCAGCAAGCTGTTTAATGCCTGTGAAATTGCCTGTGGCTTTAACTTACTCAGCAAAATAAACGACCCCGGAGGTATCCTGATGGCTTATGATCCTGATAAAATTATGAACCATTGCCTCACTTTGACCGATAATGTAGTGTTACATAACCAATATTGCGATGGCGATTTTACCGTATGGATGTACCGTAAATAA
- a CDS encoding HAMP domain-containing protein produces the protein MKNDILNEVLDGTQVTNQLQEDSLDLKELLKVLSFVKNGNLGVRMPVTQAGINGRICEVLNDIIDMNERFVAEISSAEKTIGKRGNLSKRIELTDARGEWANGVNSLNNLIEDLTSPTLEIAGMINSVANGDLSKQIPLEIKGHPLKGEFLRIAKESNQMLSKLRLFSMEVTRVARQVGSEGKLGEQAKIKGVAGVWAELTDSVNQMAGNLTAQVRNVAAVTTAVAKGDLSRKITVEAKGEILELKNTINTMVDQLNSFSSEVTRVALEVGTEGKLGGQAKVPGVAGTWKDLTDSVNRMAGNLTSQVRNIAGVTTAVANGDLSKKITVDVKGEMLELKKTINTMVDQLNSFASEVTRVALEVGTEGKLGGQARVKGVGGVWKDLTDSVNQMGSNLTDQVRNIAWVTTAVAKGDLSRKITVDAKGELLELKNTINTMVDQLNSFSFEVTRVAREVGSEGQLGGQANVPGVGGTWKDLTDSVNQMAGNLTGQVRNIAEVTTAVAKGDLSKKITVDVQGEMLELKITINTMVDQLNSFGSEVTRVAREVGSEGQLGGQANVPGVGGTWKDLTDSVNKMADNLTSQVRNIAEVTTAVAKGDLSRKITVNAKGELLELKDTINTMVDQLRGFASEVTRVAREVGSEGQLGGQANVPGVDGTWKDLTDSVNKMAGNLTAQLRNIADVSIAIANGDLSKKITVDVRGEILQLKETINTMVDQLRGFASEVTRVAREVGTDGNLGGQAFVPGVAGTWKDLTDSVNQMSSNLTSQVRNIAEVTKAVASGDLSKTVIIDVKGEIMDLKNTINTMVDQLNSFASEVTRVAREVGTEGKLGGQAHVKGVGGTWKDLTDSVNQMASNLTGQIRGIAKVATGIAKGNLKQRLSINALGEVAQLTDTINEMIDTLAVFADEVTTVAREVGVQGRLGGQASVPGASGTWKDLTENVNQLAQNLTTQVRSISEVASAVTKGDLTRTIRVEAKGELEALKDTINQMIANLKGTTLRNHEQDWLKSNLAKFAQMLQGQRDRNAVANKVLSELAELVNARYGAFYILEQPEAADEPTLRLFAGYAQKSRKLINQEFSLSEGLVGQCATDKERIRLSNVPSEYLQISSGIGSAAPIDLVILPVLFENNIKAVIELASFENFSDTHIDFLDQLTESIGIVLNNIETNTRTEELLSQSQSLAGELSAQQEELRRANDELHDKGRSLEEKAEQLTLTSKYKSEFLANMSHELRTPLNSLLILAQQLFENPEGNLTEKQRMFAKTIHSCGDDLIQLINDILDLSKIESGVIAADVMPVSFKEIASFAESTFKPISEAKNLKFEIQLQEGLPELMETDMQRLNQILKNLLSNAFKFTEKGSVKLNIYRPGIGQENPLKSPESVIAFSIEDSGIGISKNTQGIIFEAFQQAEGSTSRKYGGTGLGLSISKGFAELLGGTITVGSELGKGSTFTLFLPLKYKEEKSAPVKPKEIYPVVHSHTNLMDTADLLVDDDRHNIVSEDRVLLVVEDDLRFTKILIDKAHDLNLKVVVAISYLEIFDSIIKYNPVAITLDVNMPESNGWKILKLLKTDINLRHIPVHVISGEDNKAMALKFGAKSFSLKPLSNTSLDELISGIVKFHQHNTKKVLIIEDNEAELQRLSELINNDNIEVYGATTAHDGIAILKKTSFDCIIIDFVLPDANGLDLLNQINAFKQLDTTIILHSARDFTQDELIQLKRLNHKVITKTPSSHLYLLEEILVLLHIDKKSVDENKLKLLTGIQDSTDILDGKKVLVVDDDVRNLFALTAVFERSKINAITAESGREALEILNKDKSIDIVLMDIMMPEMDGYETIQMIRKEQRNKSLPIIAVTAKAMIGDRQKCISSGASDYITKPVKTDQLLSLMRVWLIK, from the coding sequence ATGAAAAACGATATCTTAAACGAAGTATTAGATGGTACACAAGTAACCAACCAGCTTCAGGAAGATTCACTTGATCTGAAAGAACTGTTGAAGGTGCTTTCGTTTGTAAAAAATGGAAACCTGGGTGTGCGTATGCCGGTCACGCAGGCAGGCATTAACGGCAGGATCTGTGAAGTACTTAATGATATCATCGATATGAACGAGCGTTTTGTGGCCGAGATCTCTTCGGCCGAAAAAACGATCGGTAAAAGGGGAAATCTATCTAAAAGGATTGAGTTAACTGATGCCAGGGGCGAATGGGCCAATGGTGTTAATTCACTCAATAACCTCATCGAAGACCTTACTTCGCCAACGCTTGAAATTGCCGGGATGATTAACTCGGTAGCCAATGGCGATCTGTCCAAACAAATCCCGCTCGAAATAAAAGGTCACCCGTTAAAAGGTGAGTTTTTACGTATTGCTAAAGAATCAAACCAGATGCTTTCCAAACTCCGCTTATTTTCGATGGAGGTAACCCGTGTTGCAAGGCAGGTAGGTTCTGAAGGTAAATTGGGTGAACAGGCAAAAATTAAAGGCGTAGCCGGTGTTTGGGCCGAGTTAACGGATTCTGTAAACCAGATGGCCGGTAATTTAACTGCCCAGGTACGTAACGTGGCCGCGGTAACCACAGCGGTGGCAAAAGGTGACCTTTCGCGAAAGATTACGGTAGAAGCCAAAGGGGAGATACTTGAGTTAAAGAACACCATTAATACGATGGTGGATCAATTGAACTCCTTCTCTTCAGAGGTAACGCGTGTGGCATTGGAGGTAGGTACCGAAGGTAAATTGGGAGGGCAGGCTAAAGTGCCGGGCGTTGCAGGTACCTGGAAAGATTTAACGGATTCTGTAAACCGGATGGCAGGTAACCTCACATCGCAGGTGCGAAATATAGCAGGTGTAACCACGGCGGTGGCGAATGGTGACTTATCTAAGAAAATCACGGTTGACGTAAAAGGGGAGATGTTGGAGCTGAAAAAGACGATCAACACCATGGTGGATCAGCTTAACTCCTTTGCATCAGAGGTAACGCGTGTGGCGCTCGAGGTAGGTACAGAGGGTAAACTGGGCGGCCAGGCCCGTGTAAAAGGAGTGGGCGGGGTTTGGAAAGATTTGACAGACTCCGTGAATCAAATGGGTAGTAACCTTACTGACCAGGTGCGTAACATCGCCTGGGTAACCACTGCGGTAGCAAAAGGCGATTTATCCCGGAAGATCACGGTGGATGCTAAGGGGGAGCTGTTAGAGTTGAAGAACACGATCAATACGATGGTGGATCAGCTGAACTCTTTCTCGTTCGAGGTAACGCGTGTGGCCCGTGAGGTAGGTTCTGAGGGGCAGCTCGGTGGGCAGGCCAACGTACCGGGCGTAGGTGGTACCTGGAAAGATTTAACCGACTCGGTAAACCAGATGGCAGGTAACTTAACCGGCCAGGTAAGAAATATAGCCGAGGTAACAACAGCCGTAGCAAAAGGCGATTTATCTAAAAAAATTACGGTTGACGTACAAGGCGAAATGCTGGAGCTCAAGATCACCATTAATACGATGGTGGATCAGTTGAACTCATTCGGTTCTGAGGTAACGCGTGTGGCGCGTGAGGTAGGTTCAGAAGGTCAGCTGGGTGGGCAGGCCAACGTGCCGGGCGTAGGCGGTACCTGGAAAGATTTAACCGACTCGGTAAATAAAATGGCCGATAACTTAACCTCGCAGGTACGTAACATTGCCGAGGTAACTACAGCGGTAGCGAAGGGTGATTTATCCCGGAAGATTACGGTAAACGCCAAAGGTGAGTTATTGGAGTTGAAGGATACCATCAATACCATGGTGGATCAATTGCGCGGCTTTGCATCAGAAGTAACGCGTGTGGCCCGTGAGGTAGGATCGGAAGGACAGCTGGGTGGCCAGGCCAACGTGCCGGGTGTGGATGGTACCTGGAAAGATTTAACGGATTCGGTAAATAAAATGGCCGGTAACCTAACGGCACAATTAAGAAATATAGCCGATGTATCCATCGCGATAGCCAACGGCGATTTATCTAAGAAAATTACGGTAGACGTACGGGGCGAGATCCTCCAGCTGAAAGAAACCATTAATACGATGGTGGATCAGCTGCGTGGTTTTGCATCAGAGGTAACGCGTGTGGCCCGTGAGGTGGGTACCGATGGTAACCTGGGCGGCCAGGCCTTTGTGCCGGGCGTTGCGGGCACGTGGAAAGATTTAACGGATTCTGTAAACCAGATGTCGAGTAACTTAACCTCGCAGGTACGTAATATAGCCGAGGTAACCAAGGCGGTGGCCAGCGGCGACTTATCTAAAACGGTAATCATCGATGTTAAGGGTGAGATCATGGACTTAAAGAACACCATCAACACGATGGTGGATCAGCTCAACTCCTTTGCATCAGAGGTAACGCGTGTGGCCCGTGAGGTAGGTACAGAGGGCAAGCTGGGTGGCCAGGCCCACGTAAAAGGGGTAGGTGGAACCTGGAAAGATCTAACGGATTCGGTAAACCAGATGGCATCCAACTTAACAGGGCAAATCCGTGGTATTGCCAAGGTGGCTACGGGTATTGCTAAAGGAAACCTGAAACAGCGCTTATCCATCAACGCATTAGGCGAGGTGGCACAACTTACCGATACCATTAACGAAATGATTGATACCCTTGCCGTATTTGCCGACGAGGTAACTACGGTAGCACGTGAGGTGGGTGTACAAGGCCGCCTGGGTGGCCAGGCCAGTGTGCCGGGTGCATCAGGAACGTGGAAGGATTTAACGGAGAACGTAAATCAGTTGGCACAGAACTTAACTACGCAGGTACGTTCAATTTCAGAGGTAGCATCGGCTGTAACCAAAGGGGATTTAACCCGAACCATCCGCGTGGAAGCCAAAGGCGAGCTGGAAGCTTTGAAGGATACCATTAACCAGATGATTGCCAACCTTAAAGGCACCACATTACGTAACCATGAGCAGGATTGGTTAAAATCAAACCTTGCCAAATTTGCGCAGATGCTACAGGGCCAGCGCGATAGAAACGCGGTGGCAAATAAAGTACTTTCGGAGTTGGCCGAGCTAGTGAATGCCCGTTACGGCGCATTCTATATATTGGAACAACCAGAGGCGGCAGATGAGCCAACACTTCGCTTATTTGCAGGCTATGCACAAAAAAGCCGTAAGCTTATTAACCAGGAGTTTTCGCTGAGCGAAGGTTTGGTTGGCCAGTGTGCTACAGATAAAGAACGCATCAGGCTTTCTAATGTGCCGAGCGAGTACCTGCAAATCAGCTCAGGTATTGGTAGTGCGGCACCTATTGATTTGGTTATCCTGCCGGTATTATTCGAAAACAATATTAAAGCGGTTATTGAGCTGGCATCATTCGAAAACTTCAGCGATACCCACATCGACTTTTTGGATCAGCTGACAGAGAGTATTGGTATTGTACTAAACAACATCGAAACCAATACACGTACTGAGGAGCTGTTATCGCAATCGCAATCATTAGCCGGTGAGCTTTCTGCACAACAGGAAGAGTTAAGGCGCGCCAATGATGAGTTGCATGATAAAGGCCGTTCGCTGGAAGAAAAGGCAGAGCAGTTAACGCTGACATCCAAATACAAATCAGAGTTCTTAGCTAACATGTCGCACGAGTTGCGTACGCCGTTGAATAGTTTGCTAATCCTCGCACAGCAATTATTTGAGAACCCGGAAGGTAACCTCACCGAAAAGCAGCGGATGTTTGCCAAAACCATCCATTCTTGCGGTGATGATTTGATCCAGCTGATCAATGATATTCTGGATCTATCTAAAATTGAGTCGGGCGTTATTGCTGCCGATGTAATGCCGGTAAGCTTTAAAGAGATTGCCTCATTTGCCGAATCAACCTTTAAACCAATATCAGAAGCTAAGAACCTTAAATTTGAGATCCAGCTGCAGGAGGGTTTACCAGAGTTGATGGAAACGGATATGCAGCGATTAAACCAGATCCTGAAAAACTTATTATCCAACGCCTTTAAGTTTACAGAAAAAGGCAGCGTAAAACTTAATATTTACCGACCTGGAATAGGGCAGGAGAACCCATTGAAGAGCCCTGAATCTGTTATTGCCTTCTCGATCGAAGATTCGGGTATCGGGATCTCAAAAAACACCCAGGGCATTATATTCGAAGCTTTCCAACAGGCTGAAGGTTCAACCAGTCGTAAATACGGAGGTACCGGTTTAGGCCTATCCATCAGTAAAGGTTTTGCCGAGCTATTGGGCGGTACTATTACCGTAGGCAGCGAATTGGGTAAGGGTAGTACATTTACACTCTTCCTGCCATTGAAATATAAAGAAGAAAAATCGGCGCCTGTTAAGCCAAAAGAAATTTACCCGGTTGTACACTCGCATACCAATTTAATGGATACGGCCGATTTACTGGTAGATGATGACCGCCATAACATTGTATCAGAAGATCGTGTGCTGCTGGTGGTTGAGGATGATCTTCGTTTTACCAAGATTTTGATCGATAAAGCGCATGATCTTAATTTGAAGGTAGTGGTAGCCATCAGCTATCTCGAAATTTTCGATAGTATTATTAAGTATAACCCGGTTGCCATTACGCTGGATGTAAACATGCCCGAATCAAACGGCTGGAAGATCCTCAAACTGTTAAAAACCGACATAAACCTGCGCCATATCCCGGTTCATGTAATCTCGGGCGAGGATAATAAAGCGATGGCTTTAAAATTTGGAGCCAAATCATTCAGCTTAAAACCATTGTCTAACACTTCGTTAGATGAGCTGATCTCTGGCATCGTTAAATTCCATCAGCACAATACCAAAAAGGTATTAATTATTGAGGACAACGAAGCCGAGCTGCAAAGGCTGTCGGAGTTAATTAATAATGATAACATTGAGGTTTACGGCGCTACAACGGCTCATGATGGTATCGCTATACTGAAAAAGACCTCGTTTGATTGTATCATTATTGACTTTGTATTGCCCGACGCGAATGGCTTGGATTTGTTGAACCAGATCAACGCCTTTAAACAGCTTGATACCACTATTATTCTACATTCGGCCAGAGACTTTACCCAGGACGAATTGATTCAGTTAAAACGCCTCAACCATAAGGTGATTACCAAAACACCTTCATCACACCTTTACCTGCTCGAAGAAATATTGGTGTTGCTGCACATCGATAAAAAATCGGTAGATGAAAATAAACTAAAACTGCTTACCGGGATCCAGGATTCGACCGACATACTGGATGGCAAAAAAGTGCTGGTAGTGGATGATGATGTACGTAACCTGTTTGCTTTAACGGCGGTTTTTGAACGGTCGAAAATTAATGCCATCACTGCCGAAAGCGGGAGAGAGGCGCTCGAAATCTTAAATAAAGATAAATCGATTGATATTGTGCTGATGGATATTATGATGCCCGAAATGGATGGGTACGAAACTATCCAGATGATCAGGAAAGAGCAGCGTAATAAGAGTTTACCTATTATTGCCGTAACCGCAAAAGCAATGATTGGCGACCGCCAGAAATGTATTTCATCTGGTGCATCAGACTATATTACCAAACCGGTAAAAACTGATCAATTACTATCGCTGATGCGTGTGTGGTTAATTAAATAA
- a CDS encoding RNA polymerase sigma factor produces the protein MEHFSDLALLEQIKASDHFAFDVLFDRYWEKLYKTAYARLGDDVIAQDIVQEIFIKIWQRRESLSINTSLENYLHGAVRLSVISHFRSQQATDVKMQDALERINLLEDSIEAIADYIELEKTLEEAVNNMPEMLKKVYMLRSDNLSVKAIAGELGLADQTVKNYIAEATRRLRIVIAEKYPEKHLTYTALLLPLLLHK, from the coding sequence ATGGAGCATTTTTCTGATTTAGCCTTACTGGAACAAATTAAAGCGAGCGATCATTTCGCCTTCGATGTTTTGTTCGACCGCTATTGGGAGAAACTCTATAAAACTGCTTATGCCCGCCTGGGCGACGATGTAATTGCGCAGGACATTGTGCAGGAGATCTTTATCAAGATCTGGCAACGCCGCGAAAGCCTCAGCATCAATACTTCGCTCGAAAATTATTTGCATGGTGCCGTACGTTTAAGCGTGATCAGCCATTTCCGTTCACAGCAGGCAACCGACGTTAAGATGCAGGATGCTTTGGAGCGGATTAACCTGCTCGAAGACTCGATAGAAGCCATTGCCGATTACATCGAACTGGAAAAAACATTGGAAGAGGCTGTAAACAACATGCCCGAAATGCTCAAAAAAGTTTACATGCTGCGCAGCGACAATCTTTCAGTAAAAGCCATAGCAGGCGAATTGGGCCTGGCCGACCAAACAGTTAAAAACTATATTGCCGAGGCTACGCGCCGCTTGCGCATCGTAATTGCTGAGAAATATCCCGAGAAGCACCTTACTTATACAGCCTTATTGCTGCCCTTGCTACTTCACAAATAA
- a CDS encoding cysteine hydrolase family protein, protein MEQKSPNTALLVMDMQEGIVAMLPAASTILSNAAKAIAAARSNNIPVIYVVVGFRNGVPEVSETSTKSFAAGKAHFASLNMDDFMRVHAELTPADGEVTVVKRRVSAFTGSDLEVILRAFGIKHLVLAGISTSGVVLSTLREAADKDYKLTVLSDCCADRDEEVHRVLTTKVFPGQADVLMVEEWSK, encoded by the coding sequence ATGGAACAAAAATCGCCAAACACGGCCCTCTTAGTAATGGACATGCAAGAAGGCATAGTAGCCATGCTACCCGCTGCATCAACAATTTTGAGCAATGCAGCCAAAGCCATAGCGGCTGCACGCAGCAACAATATCCCTGTTATTTATGTGGTTGTAGGTTTCCGCAACGGTGTACCCGAAGTAAGCGAAACCAGCACCAAGAGCTTTGCAGCAGGTAAAGCGCATTTTGCAAGCCTCAACATGGACGATTTTATGAGGGTACATGCCGAACTTACTCCTGCCGATGGCGAAGTAACGGTAGTTAAACGCCGCGTAAGTGCCTTTACAGGTAGCGACCTGGAAGTGATATTAAGAGCATTCGGTATTAAACATTTGGTGTTGGCCGGGATCTCTACCAGTGGCGTAGTGTTATCTACCCTGCGTGAAGCGGCTGACAAGGATTACAAATTAACCGTGCTATCTGACTGCTGTGCAGACCGCGACGAGGAAGTTCATCGTGTATTGACCACCAAGGTTTTCCCGGGCCAGGCTGATGTGCTGATGGTTGAGGAATGGAGTAAGTAA
- a CDS encoding hybrid sensor histidine kinase/response regulator, translated as MKEELIKILLVDDNENNLLSMEVVLDKDKYAFYKATSGREALRILLKEEDFCLILLDVKMPIMDGYETAELIYQRDKLRQIPIIFITAHDYEEAAVFKGYEAGAVDFIRKPFNPEMLRSKVAVFTDLYQKNRLLKKQEEKLQAINDDLVQLNQDLEQRVLERTIELENLNHELKALNLSKDKFLSVISHDLRNPLTALLASSENLSRSAEKMLPDQIRMFAGIINRTSNKVLSQLNELVEWAKDQREKTKFKPEKLHLWNCVNESLDLLRENASQKEVTLENNVEEELYIHADALMLRSVLQNLVTNAIKFSPAGDGVIAVTAVSLGDMVEVCIEDNGVGMSQQTREMVLGDMSASSLLGTGKEKGTGLGLLLVKDFIATHGGTINVDSELGKGTCFRFTMPKNSTALAVV; from the coding sequence ATGAAGGAAGAGCTCATTAAGATATTGCTGGTAGATGATAATGAGAATAATCTGCTTTCGATGGAGGTGGTTTTGGATAAGGATAAATACGCCTTTTATAAAGCCACATCGGGAAGGGAAGCATTGCGCATTTTGTTAAAAGAGGAAGATTTTTGCCTCATTTTACTTGATGTGAAAATGCCGATAATGGATGGATACGAAACAGCAGAATTGATTTACCAGCGCGATAAGCTGAGGCAGATCCCCATCATCTTTATCACAGCACATGATTATGAAGAAGCCGCAGTATTTAAAGGTTATGAAGCAGGAGCGGTTGATTTTATCCGCAAACCTTTTAACCCCGAAATGCTGCGATCTAAGGTTGCTGTGTTTACAGACCTGTACCAGAAAAACCGTCTGTTAAAAAAACAGGAAGAAAAGTTGCAGGCCATTAATGATGACCTGGTACAATTAAACCAGGACCTGGAGCAGCGTGTACTGGAACGAACCATTGAGCTGGAAAACCTGAACCACGAATTAAAGGCCTTAAACCTATCGAAAGATAAATTCCTTTCTGTGATATCGCATGATCTGCGTAACCCTTTAACAGCCTTGCTGGCTTCGTCAGAAAATCTTTCCCGGTCTGCCGAGAAAATGCTGCCCGATCAGATCCGGATGTTTGCTGGTATCATCAATAGAACATCAAACAAAGTATTAAGCCAGTTAAACGAATTGGTAGAGTGGGCTAAAGATCAGCGCGAGAAAACCAAGTTTAAGCCTGAAAAGCTTCATTTATGGAATTGTGTAAATGAGTCATTAGATCTGCTGAGAGAAAATGCCAGTCAGAAAGAAGTTACCCTCGAGAATAATGTAGAGGAAGAGCTTTATATCCATGCAGATGCACTGATGCTGCGTTCTGTTTTGCAGAATTTGGTAACCAATGCCATTAAATTCAGCCCAGCTGGCGATGGGGTGATTGCCGTTACTGCTGTAAGTTTAGGCGATATGGTAGAAGTATGTATAGAGGATAACGGCGTGGGCATGTCTCAGCAAACAAGAGAAATGGTTTTGGGAGATATGAGTGCGAGTTCGCTTTTAGGGACAGGCAAAGAAAAAGGGACCGGACTTGGGCTTTTATTAGTTAAGGATTTTATTGCCACGCATGGTGGTACCATTAATGTAGACAGTGAGTTGGGTAAAGGAACCTGTTTCCGTTTTACCATGCCAAAAAATAGCACGGCTTTAGCGGTTGTTTAA
- a CDS encoding MFS transporter has product MATSLTNNTFRAFRNRNYALFFTGQSVSQIGTWMQRTAVIWVIYSLTHSASMIGFSVFAQQFPSFLLSLFGGVVADRYPRYKILLITQTASMIQAILLAVLILTNHYVIWEILTLSALLGVVNAFDVPARQPMVHEMVDDKADLANAISLNSAMVNLARLVGPALSGLVLQDFGAGVCFSINALSFIAVIGSLILMKFPEFKPPVNKKKVAAELTEGLRYLKQTPAISMLIYLLICLSVLIFPYDTMVPVFAKVIFKGNAATYGYITGGIGLGALVGSFLLASAKKDIDLRKILLISITVLGAGLILFSRTSNFVFALPFAVVLGLGSLTPMSTTITIIQIEAATNMRGRVMSFIAMAFFGMLPLGSLLVGNISQKIGAPLTMLCQGILALVIVAIFSKLLPKIKPAESEKAILQ; this is encoded by the coding sequence ATGGCAACATCACTAACTAACAATACTTTTCGCGCATTTCGCAACCGTAATTATGCCTTGTTTTTTACCGGGCAGTCTGTTTCGCAAATAGGTACCTGGATGCAGCGCACAGCTGTAATATGGGTTATTTATTCGCTTACGCATTCAGCCTCAATGATCGGGTTTTCTGTTTTCGCGCAGCAATTTCCATCGTTCTTACTTTCCCTGTTTGGCGGTGTTGTTGCTGATAGGTACCCGCGTTATAAGATATTACTCATTACCCAAACAGCATCCATGATACAAGCCATATTGCTGGCTGTGCTAATACTTACCAACCATTACGTAATATGGGAAATTTTAACATTGAGCGCATTATTAGGTGTAGTTAACGCTTTTGATGTGCCAGCGCGACAGCCCATGGTTCATGAAATGGTTGACGATAAGGCTGATTTGGCAAACGCCATTTCGCTTAACTCGGCTATGGTAAACCTGGCTCGGTTGGTTGGTCCTGCCTTATCTGGTTTAGTTTTGCAAGACTTTGGTGCAGGTGTTTGTTTTAGCATCAATGCACTCAGCTTTATAGCTGTAATCGGTTCGCTGATATTGATGAAATTCCCGGAATTTAAACCGCCCGTCAACAAGAAAAAGGTGGCCGCCGAACTTACAGAGGGCCTTCGGTACCTGAAACAAACACCAGCCATCAGCATGCTCATTTACCTGTTGATTTGTTTAAGCGTGCTCATTTTCCCCTACGACACCATGGTGCCGGTATTTGCGAAGGTAATTTTTAAAGGCAACGCAGCTACTTACGGTTACATAACCGGCGGTATTGGCCTGGGGGCATTGGTGGGCAGCTTTTTACTGGCATCTGCCAAAAAAGATATAGACTTAAGGAAGATATTACTGATAAGCATTACAGTATTGGGCGCCGGGCTGATCCTGTTTTCGCGAACCAGCAATTTTGTTTTTGCCCTGCCCTTTGCTGTGGTTTTGGGGCTGGGCTCATTAACCCCCATGTCGACCACCATTACCATTATACAGATAGAAGCTGCCACCAACATGCGTGGACGCGTAATGAGCTTTATTGCGATGGCATTTTTCGGCATGCTGCCGCTGGGCAGTTTACTGGTAGGTAATATCTCGCAAAAAATAGGTGCGCCACTTACCATGCTTTGTCAAGGCATACTGGCCCTGGTGATAGTAGCGATATTTTCAAAACTACTACCTAAAATTAAACCTGCTGAAAGCGAAAAAGCAATTCTTCAATAA